Proteins from a genomic interval of Quercus lobata isolate SW786 chromosome 11, ValleyOak3.0 Primary Assembly, whole genome shotgun sequence:
- the LOC115969331 gene encoding calmodulin-like protein 1 codes for MSKMSFLEFQYNLSKRKFLRKPSHLFSFRDRQSSGLKLAFEPNLDEMKQVFDKFDSNRDGKISQQEYKAMLRAMGKDHMIGDVPNIFKVVDLDGDGFINFKEFMDVQKKGGGVRTLDIQGAFRTFDLNGDGKISPDEVLAMLRKLGERCTIEDCKRMVRAVDTDGDGMVNMDEFMTMMTQNMQHG; via the coding sequence ATGTCGAAGATGAGCTTCCTAGAATTCCAATATAACCTCTCCAAAAGAAAGTTCTTGCGAAAGCCATCCCATTTGTTCTCCTTTCGGGACAGGCAAAGCTCAGGCTTAAAACTTGCTTTCGAGCCGAATTTAGATGAGATGAAGCAAGTGTTTGATAAGTTTGATTCCAACAGAGATGGGAAGATTTCTCAGCAAGAGTACAAGGCCATGTTGAGAGCTATGGGAAAAGACCACATGATTGGAGATGTGCCAAATATTTTCAAAGTGGTTGATTTGGATGGTGatggttttattaatttcaaagaGTTCATGGATGTCCAAAAGAAAGGTGGTGGGGTTAGAACTTTGGACATACAGGGTGCATTTCGAACGTTTGATTTGAATGGTGATGGGAAAATAAGCCCAGATGAAGTTTTAGCCATGTTAAGGAAGCTTGGGGAGAGATGCACCATAGAGGACTGCAAGAGAATGGTGAGAGCAGTGGACACTGATGGAGATGGTATGGTTAACATGGATGAATTCATGACTATGATGACTCAGAACATGCAGCATGGTTAG